One Rhodothermales bacterium genomic window, GCAAGTTTCCGAGCGGCCTCATCATGAACGACGTGATCGCAGACGCATTTCTGCAGCAGATACTGACGCGTGCAGGCCAGTACGATGTGATCGCGACCATGAACCTCAACGGGGACTACATATCAGACGCCCTCGCGGCACAAGTCGGCGGAATCGGAATCGCCCCGGGTGCCAATATCAACTATGAGACGGGACTGGCCATCTTCGAGGCGACGCACGGAACTGCTCCGAAGTATGCGGATCAGGACAAGGTGAATCCAGGCTCCGTCATTCTCTCTGGGGAGATGATGTTCCGGTACATGGGGTGGAACGAGGCCGCTGACGCCATCGTTGCCTCGCTGGAGAAAACGATTTCTCAGAAGAAGGTCACCTACGACTTCCACCGTCTGATGGATGGTGCAACCTTGTTGAAGACCAGCGAGTTCGCGACGGCGATGATCGAGAATATGGGCTAGGCGTCACGCGGCCCGTCGTGTCACCCGAGGCGAACTGACGCTCCGGCCACACGGTCCAGCATCGCGTCAAATTCGGACGCACGGGTCTTCCAGTCGAAACGCGCAACCAGGCTCCGCAGCCTGCTGCGGGATAGCATCTGCGTCTCGCCGCTCAGCAGCGACACGAGGGCCTGATAAAGCTGCTCTTCCGTCTCGTAGAATATCCGGGCCTCGCCGGCGGGAGGCCGTTCCACGCTGCTCACGATCTCGGGATAGCTAAGGCGATTCGGCACGAGAGGATGGCACCCGCAGTGTATCGCCTCAACCATCGAGATCCCGAAAAACTCGTGGTCGGACGTCGACACAACAACGTCCGACCGATCCAGCCAGGTACAGTACTCGTCGAACGTGGGTGCAAATCCGAACTGCAGGATCCGGCTCCCGTACCGATCCCGCGCTTCGTCGAAAACCGTCGGTCGATTTTCGAATTTCTCCCCGATCAGGATAAGATCGAACTCCAGGCCGGCATCATCGAGTCTGTTCAGCACCCTGAAAAAGGACTCCGGGTTCTTGTCGTACTCCCACCGGTGGTTCCAGAGAATTGCGGGTGTCGGACCGGATGTCCGAGTGGCAGTCCTCGGAGTCAGCCGCGCGTCGATCGCGGCAGCGTCTATGCCGAGATGCAGCACAGATGATTTCGATAGAATCCTGGAGGTCGTGTCACCGTGAGTGTGATCCGGAAAACGCTTGAGAAACTCCGGTAGTGCTCCGAGGAATTCGGACCGGTGAAATTCCGAATTGAACACCACTTCATCGGCGGTCAGACACGACAGATAATTAATGAACGCGTACGTGTAATCGGGAGGCCCACTGTCGGGCAGGACGTAGGTGAGCTGATTCTCGTGCATGTAGAGCACAATGGGAAGTCGCGGAGCTGCGTCGCGTGTCAACGCCACATATGCCGGCACGTTGACCATACTGCTCGCGAACAACAGGTCCGGCCGATATCCGCTTGACACCGCATCGAGTGTCGCCTGCGCGAGCGAGACAGCGGCTCCTTGCATTCGCCACTTCCAGAACCGATCTGGCAGCGTGATCAGGCGGAAGTCGTGCCGGCTGTGGGACGAAAGACCCAGCAGGGCACTCTTATGGGAGCCACCGAACCATGGTTCGAGCGCAAGGACGTTCAGGACGCGGGACAACGATCAGCCCCGGATCCCCTGCTTTTTCCGGAATTCCTGCTCTTCCTCTTCCGTCGCGGGTCGGACGATCGAGACAGACCTTACCTGCAGATGTTCTCGCAGTACGGGATCTCGTACCTCGTCGGCCGTCAGAAGCATCTCCTCGCCAGGGTCCACCACAATCTTGCGCGACTTCATTTTGATCTCGACGGAACTCAAGTGGGTGTTCTTGATGATCATTCCCCGTCTTTTTCTCGTAACCATCGGATCAGCTCTCGTTGCCGGAATTCGTCTCAATTACAGCATAATACGAAAGATTACGAGCGGTCCGCGCTGCATGGTCGGCAAGAAGTCTTGAAGATGGCCGTGCAATTGACCTGGCAGCTGCCGTTTCGGATCATGGCTGTCTATGCGAAACACGCTGGTACGCGCCCGCCGGGGACTAATAAGTCTGCTGTATCCTTCAGTCTGCGAGCACTGCGGTGCACGATCCGAGGATGCGGCGCCCCTCTGCTGGAGGTGCCTCCGCACCCTGGAACGCGTTCAGGCGTGCGATACTGTAGGGCTGCTGGAGCCCTTTCCCCGCGATGCGGACGGCATTCAGGTACAGTGCCTGTGGTATTTCGACAAGGACGGCCCGCTCCGGGACGTTGCGCATGCTCTGAAGTACCAGAATCGGCCCTGGTACGGAAGATTTCTTGGCGACGCGCTGGCGGTCACGCTGGCGCTGGACAGCCCGGCCTCTGTGGTCACCCCCCTTCCTCTGCATCCAATCAAACGCCTCGATCGGGGCTACAACCAGGCCGCCTGGATCGCCGCGGCCGTATCACAACGGATTTCGATACCCGTACATGAAAACCTGGTACTGAGGACGAGGCCGACGCACACACAGACGACTTTAAATCGTGACGACCGATGGCAGAACGTGCAAGATGCGTTCCGGGCTGCGTCAGCGCCCGGTCCGG contains:
- a CDS encoding ComF family protein, which gives rise to MRNTLVRARRGLISLLYPSVCEHCGARSEDAAPLCWRCLRTLERVQACDTVGLLEPFPRDADGIQVQCLWYFDKDGPLRDVAHALKYQNRPWYGRFLGDALAVTLALDSPASVVTPLPLHPIKRLDRGYNQAAWIAAAVSQRISIPVHENLVLRTRPTHTQTTLNRDDRWQNVQDAFRAASAPGPGHSHAVLVDDIVTTGATALSAAVALRAVGFEHVTIAAVGLARD
- a CDS encoding DUF3524 domain-containing protein — its product is MSRVLNVLALEPWFGGSHKSALLGLSSHSRHDFRLITLPDRFWKWRMQGAAVSLAQATLDAVSSGYRPDLLFASSMVNVPAYVALTRDAAPRLPIVLYMHENQLTYVLPDSGPPDYTYAFINYLSCLTADEVVFNSEFHRSEFLGALPEFLKRFPDHTHGDTTSRILSKSSVLHLGIDAAAIDARLTPRTATRTSGPTPAILWNHRWEYDKNPESFFRVLNRLDDAGLEFDLILIGEKFENRPTVFDEARDRYGSRILQFGFAPTFDEYCTWLDRSDVVVSTSDHEFFGISMVEAIHCGCHPLVPNRLSYPEIVSSVERPPAGEARIFYETEEQLYQALVSLLSGETQMLSRSRLRSLVARFDWKTRASEFDAMLDRVAGASVRLG